Part of the Dehalobacter sp. 12DCB1 genome is shown below.
TACCTGTCCTCATGATGATATGCAAAATGGGCATCTGTCCCGATCAGTTGTACCAAGCCATTTTCCAGTAACCAGTTGGCTAACTTAAGTGGTCCCCGGCCGAAAAGTCCTTCCAAACTTCGCAAATCCACTTGCAGAAGAACCCCATTGTTTTTCCACTTTACCAGAAGTTCTGTTGCTTCGGCTAAATAGCCGTAGCGTTCAGGATGCGCCAATACGGGAACAATTCCTTGCACTTGTAATTCAAAGATCACTTGTTCCGTATAACTGGGCAGTACCTGAATCGGGAGTTCAAAAAGAAGATATTTATGACTATCGGCCATAGTAAGAATTTTATTTTCCTTGAGATATCGAGGTAATTCTGGAAAAATATAATTTTCAGCTCCAGGGAGTACTTCTATAGGGATACCCTCCCGTTCCAATTCAAGGTTCAAACGGACTGTCGCCTCTCGGATAACCTTGGGATCCAGGAATCTACGTCCCTCAAGTACATGTGGAGTTGCAATAACCTTCTGAAAGCCTACCTTGCTCAGTTGACGGGCTAAAATCAACGACTCATCCATTCCCTTTGCTCCGTCATCAATTCCCGGCAGGAGATGACAGTGGACATCAATCAAAAACTTCTCTCCTTTCTAGCTTAAAAACTTTTGCGCTAAAAATCATTGAGCATTAGCAAGCGCTTGCTCTACCACTTTCTGAACACCATTTAGATCAGGTTCATAATAATAAACTACTGCACCGACAAGGGGATCTTGGGCTGAAATTCCCTTGCCGGGAAGTTGATAATATTGTATTTCATTCTCTGTAATCCCCTTGAAGTTTAGTCCCATGGCAGCCATCTCTGCAGCAGACATATTTGTATCGATTAAATCTTGGTAGACTATATGAATAGTCTCCGACAGTTTCGAAATATTTGAGAGGTTAAGCATCGTATTGGCCAAAGTAGAAAGAAGATAAAACTGATTGCACTGCCGATCAAAATCTCCATTAGGTAAACCATATCTTGCCCTGGATAACCGTAGCGCTTGATCTCCTGACAGATGGTTTATTCCGGCAGATAAATGAATCCCGCGAAGATCATCATTTACTGCGTTAGGAAGATTAACCTCAATCCCTCCCACTGCATCAACGGCTTTTTTAAAACCTTGGAAGTCAATTTTTACATAATAATTAATCGGCACACCAAGCAAATTACTTACCGCTTTAACACTTTCCAGTGTTCCTTCACGGACTCCCCCCTGCTCTTCACCTACCGCATTGGCATGATTGATCTTAGTTAATCCCACATTCGGAAGATTTACACGCGTGTCGCGCGGGATTGAAATCATAGCTACGTGATGCGTATCCACATTGGCTGTAACGAACATTAATAAATCCGAACGCGCAACTTCATTCCCTCTATTATCTGTTCCCAAAACAAGTATATTCACTTGGCTGTTCGCTTTTTGAGTCTGGTCTTTTTTGTCATTCGCACTCATTAATGAATTTGCCGGTTCAGAAATAACCCCCGCATGGTGAAGTGTATTCCATTCCCAATAATAAGCTCCTGCTCCTATAATACCGATAATCATCAGAAGTAAGCATGATATTACAATTGCCTTTTTCATCTGGCCCCACTCCTAAGTTCAAACAACTTATTCCATTCTAAGCCAGACTCTCCAAAAATATTCCATTGTAACAAAAAAGAAAAAAGCACTGCCAATGGATTTAGCAGCCTTTTAAGGAATATGGCTTTTTGTCCATCTAATTTTTTGCGTTCTGTCAGACGGACTTTCATACAACTACGTGTTCTTCAAGAAAGGAAGAGACAAAAAAAGGCACAAGAGAGGCCTGACGGCCTCACTAGGGTTCTGTCCCGTCCCCGTCCCCGAGGTGTCGTTTATATTTTCCAAGGAGAGTGTTGAGCGATGTAGGTGTCCAATATAGCGCAAGCCCAAGGATTAACACGGTAATATTAGAATTTTCTAGTTCAATTTAAAATATGCAAAAGCTTGATTATCCATTGATTTAAATAATGGATAATTGAACTTGTATATCAAGTATTTTGAATAATCATTAACAAGAATAAAAGATAAATCATATACCTGTATTGGATATGATTTCCATGGAAAGGAGTTAAATGTAAGAATAATGGAAAAACCTCACGTTCACGACTTTTATAATGAAACCACTTTTGATTTTGGACATTCCCATCGAATGTACGGTATAACAGGATATGATATACCTTACGGCAGTTCTCATGTCCATTCTTATAATGGGGTAACAACCGTTGACCATGTTCATGTCCACTATTTCTCCAGGACTACCGGTCCCGTAATACCATTACCCGGCGGTGGCCATACTCATCAGTACCACGGTACTACTTCATTTGAAGATGGCCATACCCACAATTACAATTCCTTAACGGGAAATGAAAAATACTCCTGGCTCTTCTAAATTAACTTATGCCAGAAAGTTTATACTTTCTGGTTAATTTACACATTTTCCTCCCAAAGTCAAAAAGACCTTTGATGTGAACAAATACCGCAAAGGTCTACTCCTACCGATCCACAAATAGGATTCAGGAAATCACCTGTGATCTTTTTGATGGAATCTGGGGCAAGGAACCTATTCAAAATAAGTACTCTGTTTTTACTATTAATCGATTGGCAATTTAACAGGTTTCATTTTCTTTGCCTATTATTATACTTAATCAATATCTACTATGTTCGGGCTAAGGATAACTGTCCTTAGCCTGTAACAGAAAATAAGATTAGTACCAATAACTACGTCTCCATAACCTTCCAAGTGCGAAACCTGCAAATAACGGAAAGAAAAACATTATTAAACCTCCCTCTTGCCTTATATTTCCATATGCCTATTATATGTGTTATTAAGATAATCCGTTAAAAAAGAGCATGATATCTCACTTTTCATTTAGCATTCATTTGCTCTTTTGGGTTTACTCTTGTGCGTCTTATTCCAGTAAAAAATTTGGCCCCCTATGCCGGGAGACCTTTTTTGATATATTTTGATTTTTACATGACAGAGCTTTTACTAGACTCTGATTCTTTCTCCGGGATATCATTTTTACATAAATATTTATTTATATGTAAAAAATATATTTGTTCAATTATAATTTTGGAGGTCAAATAGTAATGGATGAAAAAAACAAGAATCTCTTAGAATTAGCAAAAAAGGATATGGAGGTAAGCGAAGAAATCGGCGGTTTAAGAAGTCAAATAACTGAAATAGAAAATACTATGAATCAACTAAAGCAGTTTCCTTTTGGTAACATCAGTGGGCAAAGTGCTCCTAATAATCAAATTATTCAGCAAAGCCAGCAGGCTACCAGTCAATTGCAACAACAAATTCAGAACTTCAGAAATCAAACCCAGCAACAGAAACAACAGGCTGATCAACAATTACGTCAAGCTATTCAGAATGCAATGAATGCTTTATCACAGGCTAACCAACAGATTCAAGCTCATCAGGTCCTTGAACAGATGAGCAGCCTTATTGATCAAACACAGACACAGCTGCACCAAATGACTCAACAGAGCCAAAATATGATTTCCGGTCAGCAACAGGGTCAACCGTCTGGACAATCTCAACAAAATATGCTTGGTCAGAGCCATTAATTAACTTATAAAAATATACTTGGTCACAGAAAGGGGTTCGGTATTTACTTTTGCCGGACTCCTTTTTATAGTTCAAA
Proteins encoded:
- a CDS encoding CpsB/CapC family capsule biosynthesis tyrosine phosphatase → MIDVHCHLLPGIDDGAKGMDESLILARQLSKVGFQKVIATPHVLEGRRFLDPKVIREATVRLNLELEREGIPIEVLPGAENYIFPELPRYLKENKILTMADSHKYLLFELPIQVLPSYTEQVIFELQVQGIVPVLAHPERYGYLAEATELLVKWKNNGVLLQVDLRSLEGLFGRGPLKLANWLLENGLVQLIGTDAHFAYHHEDRYKKALLYFSQRVGPQYFERYFKTNPQAILGGEGLEILNKEQTMTPFRNKGKGWGFKANAGEKIRSFFASGSNEGSSR
- a CDS encoding LCP family protein, encoding MKKAIVISCLLLMIIGIIGAGAYYWEWNTLHHAGVISEPANSLMSANDKKDQTQKANSQVNILVLGTDNRGNEVARSDLLMFVTANVDTHHVAMISIPRDTRVNLPNVGLTKINHANAVGEEQGGVREGTLESVKAVSNLLGVPINYYVKIDFQGFKKAVDAVGGIEVNLPNAVNDDLRGIHLSAGINHLSGDQALRLSRARYGLPNGDFDRQCNQFYLLSTLANTMLNLSNISKLSETIHIVYQDLIDTNMSAAEMAAMGLNFKGITENEIQYYQLPGKGISAQDPLVGAVVYYYEPDLNGVQKVVEQALANAQ
- a CDS encoding YmaF family protein, whose translation is MEKPHVHDFYNETTFDFGHSHRMYGITGYDIPYGSSHVHSYNGVTTVDHVHVHYFSRTTGPVIPLPGGGHTHQYHGTTSFEDGHTHNYNSLTGNEKYSWLF